From Nerophis lumbriciformis linkage group LG11, RoL_Nlum_v2.1, whole genome shotgun sequence, one genomic window encodes:
- the LOC133610612 gene encoding uncharacterized protein, which translates to MTNHKITGPGRHHSSAPQGTYISVQLDMLAKWLGPQSAEQAKRLRAVYIHNAEAGVEMVWQRLEESYGAPEIIEHALLKKLENFPHISNTDNQRLREFGDLLLELDAAKSNELLPGLLHLDTAHGISPILIKLPYRLQEKWVSAGSAYKWDKKVAYPPFHFFVNFIMEEARIRNDPSFACVTSGSVTNARQERLQPNYRTPVSVKKTEVATVPEAKYNFQENTFEDPDKICPIHNKPHPLRKCHGFRNKPLEERKAYLKEQHICYRWCASTRHMAKDCEKAVQCKECDSTRHITALHPGPPPTKENFPVKEDQGGENNEDLIPSVTSTCTEIYGNSVTPKSCSKMCLVRAYPAGQREKAVKMYAVLNEQSNRSLAKTDFFNLFGIKSDSAPYTLRTCSGVMETAGRRACNFIIESLDMQTTVPLPTLIECDMMPDDRSAIPSPEIIQHHPHLAPLEGKIPAVDPNAAILILLGRDIIRVHKVREQYNGPDEAPYAQRLDLGWVIVGEVCLEGADKPENINVFRNNLPHNERETFLSPCSNTIRVSEKFSSPNPYHGLQPPKHLEEMDNLGSQVFQKAKNDDKPGLSPDDQAFLHIMNKELYKDESNTWVAPLPFRSPRHHLSNNREQASKRRSSLYHTQKRDVISAPPGDFNVKDIHSKQWRQVQLLSDRFWKRWKQEYLSTIQPKRKWYAERPNLQVGDLVLLKDGQVRRNERPTGLIVKSINSHDNKVRKVDVKIIRQGTPRIYTRSVSEVVFSPL; encoded by the coding sequence ATGACCAACCACAAAATTACTGGGCCTGGAAGGCATCATTCATCGGCTCCACAAGGGACCTATATCTCAGTGCAATTGGATATGCTGGCTAAATGGCTTGGACCTCAATCAGCAGAACAAGCTAAGAGATTAAGAGCCGTGTACATACATAATGCAGAAGCTGGGGTCGAAATGGTGTGGCAGAGGCTAGAGGAGTCATACGGTGCACCTGAAATAATTGAGCATGCTTTACTTAAAAAACTTGAGAACTTCCCACATATCTCAAACACAGACAACCAAAGACTGAGAGAGTTCGGGGACCTTCTTCTTGAGTTGGACGCAGCAAAGTCAAATGAACTCTTGCCCGGTCTTCTTCATCTTGACACAGCTCATGGTATTAGTCCCATCCTGATCAAGCTACCATATCGTCTCCAAGAAAAATGGGTTAGTGCAGGCTCAGCATACAAATGGGACAAAAAGGTGGCTTATCCACCATTTCACTTCTTTGTGAACTTCATTATGGAAGAAGCTAGGATCCGCAATGATCCCAGCTTTGCATGTGTCACCAGTGGTAGCGTAACTAATGCTAGACAAGAACGACTTCAACCGAATTACAGGACACCAGTGTCCGTCAAGAAAACTGAAGTGGCGACAGTACCTGAAGCTAAATACAACTTCCAAGAAAATACATTTGAAGACCCAGATAAAATATGTCCCATCCACAATAAGCCTCACCCTCTACGTAAATGCCATGGCTTCCGAAACAAACCACTCGAAGAAAGAAAGGCTTATCTGAAAGAGCAACACATCTGTTATCGATGGTGCGCATCTACGAGACACATGGCGAAGGATTGTGAAAAAGCCGTGCAATGTAAAGAGTGTGACAGCACTAGGCACATCACAGCGCTTCACCCTGGTCCACCACCAACAAAAGAGAACTTCCCAGTGAAGGAAGATCAAGGCGGGGAGAATAATGAAGATCTCATCCCATCAGTGACATCAACGTGTACTGAGATCTATGGCAATTCAGTGACTCCAAAATCCTGTTCCAAAATGTGTTTAGTCAGAGCATACCCTGCTGGCCAAAGAGAGAAAGCTGTCAAAATGTATGCAGTCCTGAATGAGCAAAGTAACCGATCCCTTGCTAAAACAGATTTCTTCAATCTCTTCGGCATCAAATCAGATTCAGCACCATACACACTGAGAACATGTTCTGGGGTAATGGAGACAGCAGGAAGACGTGCATGCAACTTCATTATAGAGTCATTGGACATGCAAACCACAGTACCTCTCCCCACACTTATAGAATGCGACATGATGCCCGATGACAGATCGGCGATCCCATCACCAGAGATTATTCAGCATCATCCTCATCTAGCTCCACTGGAAGGAAAGATACCAGCAGTTGACCCCAATGCAGCAATTTTGATTTTACTCGGAAGAGATATTATCCGAGTGCATAAAGTAAGGGAGCAGTACAATGGACCTGACGAGGCACCTTATGCACAACGTCTTGACCTAGGGTGGGTCATAGTCGGGGAAGTATGTCTTGAAGGAGCTGATAAGCCAGAAAACATCAATGTCTTCAGGAATAATCTGCCACACAATGAACGAGAAACATTTCTAAGTCCATGTTCTAACACCATCCGTGTCAGTGAAAAGTTCAGCAGCCCTAATCCGTACCATGGTCTGCAACCCCCCAAACATCTGGAGGAGATGGACAACCTCGGCAGCCAAGTCTTTCAAAAAGCTAAGAATGACGATAAACCAGGTTTGTCTCCTGATGATCAAGCATTTCTTCACATTATGAACAAAGAACTATACAAAGATGAGTCAAACACTTGGGTTGCCCCGTTACCCTTTCGATCACCTCGTCACCACCTCTCAAACAATCGGGAACAAGCATCAAAGCGACGTTCATCCCTTTATCATACGCAGAAGAGAGACGTCATATCTGCACCGCCAGGAGACTTCAACGTGAAAGACATCCACTCAAAACAATGGCGGCAAGTCCAACTTCTCTCTGATAGATTCTGGAAGCGATGGAAACAAGAATACCTGTCAACCATACAACCTAAGAGAAAATGGTATGCAGAAAGGCCTAACCTGCAAGTTGGAGACCTAGTACTACTGAAAGACGGCCAGGTGAGAAGAAATGAAAGGCCCACTGGACTCATCGTCAAGTCTATCAACAGCCATGACAACAAAGTAAGAAAAGTAGACGTCAAGATCATCCGACAAGGTACTCCAAGAATCTACACTAGATCTGTTTCAGAGGTCGTGTTTTCTCCTTTGTAA